In Pseudomonas alcaliphila JAB1, a single window of DNA contains:
- a CDS encoding bifunctional 4-hydroxy-2-oxoglutarate aldolase/2-dehydro-3-deoxy-phosphogluconate aldolase, whose protein sequence is MTSLDQGQRARMADKIAEIDRICAQARIMPVITIAREADILPLADALAAGGLRVLEVTLRSEHGLEAIRRLRAERPELCVGAGTVLDEQMLAAAIEAGAQFIVTPGSTRELLLAALDSPVPLLPGVSSASELMVGYALGYRRFKLFPAEVCGGIAALKALAGPFGGVRFCPTGGITPDNLQRYMAQPNVMCVGGTWMFQREWVEQGDWVRIQQCSTEALQLLG, encoded by the coding sequence ATGACCAGCCTCGACCAAGGCCAGCGCGCGCGCATGGCCGACAAAATCGCCGAGATCGACCGCATCTGCGCCCAGGCACGGATCATGCCGGTGATCACCATCGCCCGTGAGGCGGACATCCTGCCGCTGGCCGATGCGCTGGCTGCCGGTGGCCTGCGCGTGCTGGAGGTGACCCTGCGTTCCGAGCACGGCCTGGAGGCGATCCGTCGTCTGCGCGCCGAGCGCCCCGAGCTGTGCGTCGGCGCTGGCACCGTGCTCGACGAGCAGATGCTGGCCGCCGCCATCGAAGCCGGCGCGCAGTTCATCGTCACCCCAGGCAGCACCCGCGAGCTGCTGCTGGCCGCTCTGGACAGCCCGGTGCCGCTGCTGCCGGGCGTGAGCAGCGCCTCCGAGCTGATGGTCGGCTACGCCCTCGGCTATCGCCGCTTCAAGCTGTTCCCGGCCGAGGTCTGCGGCGGCATCGCTGCGCTCAAGGCGCTGGCCGGCCCGTTCGGCGGCGTGCGTTTCTGTCCCACCGGCGGCATCACGCCGGACAACCTGCAGCGCTACATGGCCCAGCCCAACGTGATGTGCGTTGGCGGCACCTGGATGTTCCAGCGTGAATGGGTCGAGCAGGGCGATTGGGTGCGTATCCAGCAGTGCAGCACCGAGGCGTTGCAGTTGTTGGGCTGA
- the sugE gene encoding quaternary ammonium compound efflux SMR transporter SugE: MSWLILLLAGLFEVGWAIGLKYTEGFTRPLPTLLTVCAMLVSLALLGLAMKELPLGTAYAIWTGVGAVGTVIAGIILFGESMALLRLASVALIVCGLIGLKMSH; the protein is encoded by the coding sequence ATGTCCTGGCTCATTCTGCTGCTCGCCGGCCTGTTCGAGGTCGGCTGGGCCATCGGCCTGAAATACACCGAAGGCTTCACCCGCCCCCTGCCAACGCTGCTGACCGTCTGCGCCATGCTGGTCAGCCTGGCCCTGCTCGGCCTGGCCATGAAGGAATTGCCGCTGGGCACCGCCTACGCCATCTGGACCGGCGTCGGTGCTGTGGGCACGGTGATCGCCGGCATCATCCTGTTCGGCGAATCCATGGCGCTATTGCGCCTGGCCAGCGTCGCGCTGATCGTCTGCGGGCTGATCGGGCTCAAGATGAGCCACTGA
- the zwf gene encoding glucose-6-phosphate dehydrogenase, translating into MPAMKLESCTFALFGALGDLALRKLFPALYQLDRAGLLHDDTRILALAREAGDPQRYLGSIDQALRLYVPAKELEEGALARFQARLHYLTMDFLQADDYLALTEVAGHDQLIAYFATPASVYGGICANLAAVGLAERCRVVLEKPIGHDLASSRAVNDAVAQVFAENRVYRIDHYLGKETVQNLIALRFANSLFETQWNQNHISHVEITVAEKVGIEGRWGYFDQAGQLRDMIQNHLLQLLCLIAMDPPSDLSADSIRDEKVKVLKALEPISAEQLGQRVVRGQYVAGSSDGRPVPGYLEEDNSNTQSDTETFVALRADIRNWRWAGVPFYLRTGKRMPQKLSQIVIHFKAPPHYIFAPEQRQLIGNKLIIRLQPDEGIALQVLTKDQGLDKGMQLRSGPLQLSFSDTYRSARIPDAYERLLLEVMRGNQNLFVRKDEIEYAWQWCDQLIAGWKQLGEAPKPYTAGSWGPMASVALITRDGRSWYGDL; encoded by the coding sequence ATGCCCGCAATGAAACTTGAATCCTGCACCTTTGCCCTGTTCGGCGCCCTCGGCGATCTGGCTCTGCGCAAGCTTTTCCCTGCGCTTTACCAGCTCGATCGCGCCGGTTTGCTGCACGACGACACCCGCATCCTTGCCCTGGCCCGCGAAGCCGGCGACCCTCAACGCTACCTCGGCAGCATCGACCAGGCCCTGCGCCTATACGTGCCGGCCAAGGAACTGGAGGAGGGCGCCCTGGCGCGCTTCCAGGCGCGTCTGCATTACCTGACCATGGATTTCCTGCAGGCCGACGACTACCTGGCGCTGACCGAAGTGGCCGGCCACGATCAGCTGATCGCCTATTTCGCCACCCCGGCCTCGGTGTACGGCGGCATCTGCGCCAACCTGGCCGCGGTGGGCCTGGCCGAGCGCTGCCGGGTGGTGCTGGAAAAGCCCATCGGCCACGACCTGGCCTCTTCGCGTGCGGTGAACGACGCGGTGGCGCAGGTGTTCGCGGAGAACCGCGTCTATCGCATCGACCATTACCTGGGCAAGGAGACGGTGCAGAACCTGATCGCCCTGCGCTTCGCCAACAGCCTGTTCGAAACCCAGTGGAACCAGAACCACATCTCCCACGTGGAAATCACCGTGGCCGAGAAGGTCGGCATCGAGGGGCGTTGGGGCTATTTCGACCAGGCCGGCCAGCTGCGCGACATGATCCAGAACCACCTGCTGCAGTTGCTCTGCCTGATCGCCATGGACCCGCCCAGCGACCTGTCCGCCGACAGCATCCGCGACGAGAAGGTCAAGGTGCTCAAGGCTCTGGAGCCGATCAGCGCCGAACAGCTTGGCCAGCGCGTGGTGCGCGGCCAGTACGTCGCCGGCAGCAGCGACGGTCGGCCGGTGCCGGGCTATCTGGAGGAAGATAATTCCAACACCCAGAGCGACACCGAGACCTTCGTCGCCCTGCGTGCCGACATCCGCAACTGGCGCTGGGCCGGCGTGCCTTTCTATCTGCGCACCGGCAAGCGCATGCCGCAGAAGCTGTCGCAGATCGTCATCCACTTCAAGGCGCCGCCGCACTACATCTTCGCCCCTGAGCAGCGCCAGTTGATCGGCAACAAGCTGATCATTCGCCTGCAGCCGGACGAGGGCATCGCCCTGCAGGTGCTGACCAAGGATCAGGGCCTGGACAAGGGCATGCAGCTGCGCAGCGGCCCGCTGCAGCTGAGCTTCTCCGATACCTACCGCAGCGCGCGGATTCCCGATGCCTACGAACGTCTGCTGCTGGAAGTGATGCGCGGCAACCAGAACCTGTTCGTGCGCAAGGACGAAATCGAATACGCCTGGCAGTGGTGCGATCAGTTGATCGCCGGCTGGAAGCAGCTCGGCGAGGCGCCGAAACCCTATACCGCCGGTAGCTGGGGCCCGATGGCCTCGGTGGCGCTGATCACTCGTGACGGGAGGAGCTGGTATGGCGATCTCTGA
- a CDS encoding methyl-accepting chemotaxis protein, producing MNTWFANLSVTRKLALGFGLVLALTLALAWTAWSGLGSVIQRSTWMSEITQLNATLTNLRIARLQFMLAKGDAASTERLLTNLNLYLEQQKKLLGTFTNPVNVKLLQEQDRYNQDYQRSLAGMRAAYTAAEQARGQVNSEDQQLSELLGAMRRSVELLPEYDGRRFEQLQALTLTHGELLRLHYLLERYESAADAQTEQALAERIGTARASLAALEQVFGSAQQDAVRRISTALGQLEQTVQAFKAATADIARTRQEMTDQQGEIVRISDTLYKFQMERMAIESAQARSLQVGATLLALLFGVLAAWIITRQITRPLQDTLGAVQRIADGDLTASVRVDRRDEMGLLQQGIQHMATTLRELIGGIRDSVTQIASAAEELSAVTEQTSAGANSQKSETDQVATAMHEMSATVQEVARNAEQASQAANDADGQARLGDQVVAEVISQIEHLAAEVGRSSEAMTGLQQESDKIGSVMDVIKSVAEQTNLLALNAAIEAARAGEAGRGFAVVADEVRGLAQRTQKSTEEIEALIAGLQSGTQQVAAVMRNSRNLTDSSVELTRKAGDSLGSITLAVSNIQSMNQQIAAAAEEQSAVAEEISRSILSVRDVSEQTASASDETAKSSAELARLGGQLQSMVSRFRV from the coding sequence ATGAATACCTGGTTTGCCAACCTCAGCGTCACCCGCAAGCTTGCCCTTGGCTTCGGCCTGGTGCTGGCTCTCACCCTGGCTCTGGCCTGGACCGCCTGGAGCGGCCTGGGCAGCGTGATCCAGCGCAGCACCTGGATGAGCGAGATCACCCAACTCAACGCAACGCTGACCAACCTGCGTATCGCCCGCCTGCAGTTCATGCTGGCAAAGGGCGACGCCGCCAGCACCGAGCGTCTGCTGACCAACCTGAACCTCTATCTCGAGCAGCAGAAGAAGCTGCTGGGGACCTTCACCAATCCGGTCAACGTCAAGCTGCTGCAGGAGCAGGACCGCTACAACCAGGATTACCAGCGCTCACTGGCGGGTATGCGTGCTGCCTACACGGCCGCCGAGCAGGCACGTGGCCAGGTGAATAGCGAAGACCAGCAGCTGAGCGAACTGCTGGGCGCGATGCGGCGCAGCGTGGAGCTGCTGCCGGAATACGACGGTCGCCGCTTCGAGCAGCTGCAGGCCCTGACGCTCACTCATGGTGAGCTGCTGCGTCTGCATTATCTGCTTGAGCGCTATGAAAGCGCAGCCGATGCCCAGACCGAGCAGGCCCTTGCCGAGCGCATCGGCACTGCCCGCGCCAGCCTCGCTGCACTGGAGCAGGTTTTCGGTAGCGCCCAGCAGGATGCTGTGCGGCGGATCTCCACGGCGCTCGGCCAGCTCGAGCAGACGGTGCAGGCGTTCAAGGCCGCCACTGCCGATATCGCCCGTACCCGTCAGGAAATGACCGATCAGCAGGGCGAAATCGTCCGTATCAGCGATACGCTGTACAAGTTCCAGATGGAGCGCATGGCCATTGAAAGTGCCCAGGCGCGTAGTCTGCAGGTCGGCGCCACGCTGCTGGCCCTGCTCTTCGGCGTTTTGGCTGCCTGGATCATCACCCGTCAGATCACCCGCCCATTGCAGGACACCCTGGGTGCGGTGCAGCGCATTGCCGATGGCGACCTGACCGCCAGCGTGCGGGTCGATCGCCGTGACGAGATGGGCCTACTGCAGCAGGGCATCCAGCACATGGCCACGACCCTGCGCGAGCTGATCGGCGGCATCCGCGACAGCGTCACCCAGATCGCCAGCGCCGCCGAAGAGCTGTCGGCGGTCACCGAGCAGACCAGCGCTGGCGCCAACAGTCAGAAGAGCGAGACCGATCAGGTGGCCACCGCCATGCATGAGATGTCCGCCACTGTCCAGGAAGTGGCGCGCAACGCCGAGCAAGCCTCGCAGGCGGCTAACGACGCGGACGGCCAGGCGCGCCTGGGCGACCAGGTAGTGGCCGAGGTGATTTCGCAGATCGAGCATCTGGCTGCAGAAGTGGGGCGTTCCTCCGAGGCGATGACCGGGCTGCAGCAGGAAAGCGACAAGATCGGCAGCGTGATGGACGTGATCAAGTCGGTGGCCGAGCAGACCAACCTGCTGGCGCTCAACGCCGCCATCGAGGCGGCGCGTGCCGGCGAAGCGGGACGCGGTTTCGCCGTGGTCGCCGACGAGGTGCGTGGCCTAGCGCAGCGCACGCAGAAATCCACCGAGGAGATCGAGGCCCTGATCGCCGGCTTGCAGAGCGGCACCCAGCAGGTCGCCGCGGTAATGCGCAACAGTCGCAACCTCACCGACAGCAGCGTCGAGCTGACGCGCAAGGCCGGCGACTCGCTGGGCAGCATCACCCTGGCGGTGTCCAACATCCAGTCGATGAACCAGCAGATCGCCGCCGCTGCGGAAGAACAGAGCGCGGTGGCCGAGGAAATCAGCCGCAGCATCCTCAGCGTGCGCGACGTCTCCGAGCAGACCGCCAGCGCCAGCGACGAAACGGCCAAATCCTCGGCCGAGCTGGCGCGCCTGGGCGGCCAGCTGCAGTCCATGGTCAGCCGCTTCCGCGTGTAG
- a CDS encoding bile acid:sodium symporter family protein, with protein sequence MQALIALSRFIGNTFAVWVLLFAVMAFFQPSWFLPLTAWIVPLLGLIMFGMGLTLKGADFQEVARRPLAVLLGVLAQFIIMPCTAWLLCQAFALPPEIAVGVILVGCCPGGTASNVITWFARGDLALSVSITAVTTLLAPLVTPALIWLLASEWLPVSFNAMFISILKMVLLPIALGLIAQRLLGERVKTAVEVLPLISVVSIVAIVAAVVAASQGKIAESGLLIMAVVMLHNGIGLGLGYLAGRLFGMSLAQRKTLSIEVGMQNSGLGAALASAHFSPLAAVPSALFSVWHNLSGPLLATIYRRMSQDSEKSSS encoded by the coding sequence ATGCAAGCACTGATTGCCCTCAGCCGTTTTATCGGCAACACCTTCGCCGTCTGGGTGTTGCTGTTCGCCGTCATGGCCTTCTTCCAGCCCAGCTGGTTCCTGCCGCTGACCGCCTGGATCGTGCCGCTGCTCGGGCTGATCATGTTCGGCATGGGCCTGACCCTCAAAGGCGCGGACTTCCAGGAAGTCGCCCGCCGCCCGCTGGCCGTGCTGCTTGGCGTGCTGGCTCAGTTCATCATCATGCCCTGCACCGCCTGGCTGTTGTGCCAGGCATTCGCCCTGCCGCCGGAAATCGCCGTGGGCGTGATTCTGGTGGGCTGCTGCCCAGGCGGTACCGCCTCCAACGTGATCACCTGGTTCGCCCGTGGCGACCTGGCGCTGTCGGTGTCGATCACCGCCGTCACCACCCTGCTCGCCCCGCTCGTGACCCCGGCACTGATCTGGCTGCTGGCCTCGGAGTGGCTGCCGGTGTCCTTCAACGCCATGTTCATCTCCATCCTCAAGATGGTGCTACTGCCCATCGCCCTCGGCCTGATCGCCCAGCGCCTGCTCGGCGAACGGGTGAAGACCGCCGTCGAGGTGCTGCCGCTGATTTCCGTGGTGAGCATCGTCGCCATCGTCGCCGCCGTAGTCGCAGCCAGCCAGGGCAAGATCGCCGAATCGGGCCTGCTGATCATGGCCGTGGTGATGCTGCACAACGGCATCGGCCTGGGCCTGGGTTACCTGGCCGGACGCCTGTTCGGCATGTCGCTGGCGCAGCGCAAGACGCTGTCCATCGAAGTCGGCATGCAGAACTCCGGCCTCGGCGCCGCCCTGGCCAGCGCCCACTTCAGCCCGCTTGCCGCCGTGCCCAGCGCCCTGTTCAGCGTCTGGCACAACCTGTCCGGCCCGCTACTGGCGACCATTTATCGTCGAATGAGTCAGGATTCAGAGAAAAGCTCCAGCTGA
- a CDS encoding MurR/RpiR family transcriptional regulator: MRNLLEQIQSRLDDLNKAERKVAEVILHDPQQATRFSIAALAQAAGVSEPTVNRFCRSFGANGYPELKMQLAQSLASGAAYVSRAVSADDGPEAYTRKIFGSTIASLDSACQSLDPQHISRAVDLLIQARQIHFFGLGASASVALDAQHKFFRFNLAVSAHSDVLMQRMIASVAHTGDLFVIISYTGRTRELVEVARLARENGASVLGLTAAGSPLAKASTLSLDIPLPEDTDIYMPMTSRIIQLTVLDVLATGVTLRRGVDFQPHLRRIKESLSASRYPADEEPL; the protein is encoded by the coding sequence GTGCGCAACCTGCTGGAACAGATCCAGAGCCGCCTGGACGACCTGAACAAGGCCGAACGCAAGGTCGCCGAAGTGATCCTGCATGATCCGCAGCAGGCCACGCGCTTCAGCATCGCCGCACTGGCCCAGGCGGCGGGTGTCAGCGAGCCGACGGTCAACCGTTTCTGCCGCTCCTTCGGTGCCAACGGCTACCCGGAACTGAAGATGCAGCTGGCGCAGAGCCTGGCCAGCGGCGCCGCCTACGTCAGCCGTGCGGTATCGGCCGACGACGGCCCCGAGGCCTACACGCGCAAGATCTTCGGCAGCACCATCGCCTCGCTGGACAGCGCCTGCCAGAGCCTCGACCCGCAGCACATCAGCCGCGCCGTCGACCTGCTGATCCAGGCGCGGCAGATCCATTTCTTCGGCCTCGGCGCCTCGGCCTCGGTGGCGCTCGACGCGCAACACAAGTTCTTTCGCTTCAACCTGGCGGTGTCAGCGCATTCCGACGTGCTGATGCAACGCATGATCGCCTCGGTGGCGCACACCGGTGATCTGTTCGTGATCATTTCCTACACCGGGCGCACTCGCGAGCTGGTGGAGGTGGCGCGCCTGGCGCGCGAGAACGGCGCCTCGGTGCTCGGCCTCACCGCTGCCGGCTCGCCCCTGGCCAAGGCCAGCACCCTGAGCCTGGACATTCCACTGCCGGAAGACACCGACATCTACATGCCGATGACCTCGCGCATCATCCAGCTCACCGTGCTCGACGTGCTCGCCACCGGCGTCACCCTGCGCCGCGGCGTGGACTTCCAGCCGCACCTGCGCAGGATCAAGGAAAGCCTCAGCGCCAGCCGCTACCCGGCGGATGAAGAGCCGCTCTAG
- a CDS encoding 4'-phosphopantetheinyl transferase superfamily protein codes for MNAHHPACCSPLDTHNPLPNSLAGAQLISTRFDPALFAEDDFARCDIAPVRGVAKRQAEYLAGRLCAREALRRVTGQPGVPTVGADRAPQWPLGVVGSITHGDNWAAALVAQREQWRALGLDVERLLPAERAQRLQGEILTPAELQRLQNLDDETRAARISLTFSLKESLFKALYPLTLTRFYFHDAELLEIDHDSARLRLLIDLHPDWRTGTELDGQFARFDNKVLSLVAVAA; via the coding sequence ATGAACGCTCACCACCCCGCCTGCTGTAGCCCGCTCGACACGCACAACCCGCTGCCAAACTCGCTTGCCGGCGCGCAGCTGATCAGCACCCGTTTCGACCCGGCCCTGTTCGCCGAGGACGATTTCGCTCGCTGCGATATCGCCCCGGTGCGCGGCGTGGCCAAGCGTCAGGCCGAGTACCTGGCCGGACGCCTGTGTGCGCGCGAGGCCCTGCGCCGTGTGACCGGCCAACCCGGCGTGCCGACCGTCGGTGCAGACCGCGCGCCGCAGTGGCCGCTCGGCGTGGTCGGCTCCATCACCCACGGCGACAACTGGGCTGCCGCGCTGGTCGCCCAGCGTGAGCAATGGCGCGCCCTGGGCCTGGACGTCGAGCGCCTGCTACCGGCCGAGCGCGCTCAGCGTCTGCAGGGCGAAATTCTCACTCCCGCCGAACTGCAGCGCCTGCAAAATCTGGACGACGAGACCCGCGCCGCGCGCATCAGCCTGACCTTCTCGCTCAAGGAGAGCCTGTTCAAGGCGCTCTACCCGCTGACCCTGACGCGCTTCTATTTCCATGACGCCGAGTTGCTGGAGATCGACCACGACAGCGCACGCCTGCGTCTGCTGATCGACCTGCATCCGGACTGGCGAACGGGCACCGAGCTGGATGGCCAATTCGCGCGGTTCGATAACAAGGTGCTGAGCCTGGTGGCTGTGGCGGCGTGA
- a CDS encoding aldo/keto reductase — protein MTAFPIRQPLLLGMMRLLECAELATPQALLGFIERSVERGLNGFDHADIYGLGECEARFGAALRLRPQLRAQTQLISKADIVPAAQDVSRWRIKHYDTTTSYLTRAVDASLQRLGVERLDGFLLHRPDPLLQVEEVTRALQALVESGKVGWVGLSNAEPLHWQVLGRELELRCNQIELSLAAQQAAWDGRLQALQADGLQVLAWSPLAGGRFAPALQLALEEVAAALQATPLQVALAWLRRLPGRPVPILGSLREARIEEALAGAELQLDAPTWFYLSEAARGERAP, from the coding sequence ATGACCGCATTTCCGATCCGGCAACCCCTGCTGCTGGGCATGATGCGCCTGCTCGAATGCGCCGAACTGGCCACACCGCAGGCGCTGCTCGGCTTTATCGAGCGCAGCGTCGAGCGTGGCCTCAATGGTTTCGACCACGCCGACATTTATGGCCTGGGCGAATGCGAAGCGCGTTTCGGTGCGGCGCTGCGTCTGCGCCCGCAATTGCGGGCGCAGACGCAACTGATCAGCAAGGCCGACATCGTGCCGGCGGCGCAGGACGTCTCGCGCTGGCGGATCAAGCACTACGACACCACGACGAGCTACCTGACTCGCGCAGTGGACGCCTCGCTGCAGCGCCTGGGCGTTGAGCGGCTGGACGGCTTTCTGCTGCATCGCCCCGACCCGCTGCTGCAGGTCGAGGAAGTGACGCGCGCCCTGCAGGCGCTGGTCGAGTCCGGCAAGGTCGGCTGGGTCGGGCTGTCCAATGCCGAGCCGCTGCACTGGCAGGTGCTTGGCCGCGAGCTGGAGCTGCGCTGCAACCAGATCGAACTGTCGCTCGCCGCCCAGCAGGCGGCCTGGGATGGCCGTCTGCAGGCGCTGCAGGCCGACGGCTTGCAGGTGCTGGCCTGGTCGCCGCTGGCCGGCGGCCGCTTCGCCCCGGCGCTGCAACTGGCGCTGGAGGAAGTGGCCGCGGCGCTGCAGGCAACACCGCTGCAGGTCGCCCTGGCCTGGCTGCGCCGCCTGCCGGGACGCCCGGTGCCGATTCTCGGCAGCCTGCGCGAGGCGCGTATCGAGGAGGCCCTGGCCGGTGCCGAGCTGCAGCTGGATGCGCCGACCTGGTTCTACCTCAGCGAGGCGGCGCGCGGCGAGCGCGCGCCCTGA
- the pgl gene encoding 6-phosphogluconolactonase: MAISDLELPTGVVARSDASAEAHADALAQRVADALRQAIDSRGSATLVVSGGRSPVAFFGALAQQALDWRQVLVSLADERWVPVNHASSNEALVRRHLLRGAASEAKFLGLYRVAGSLEQAAELADAAFAELPPIDVLVLGMGDDGHTASLFPDSPNLDLALRADCSRRVLPMQAPSQPAQRLTLTLPLLAGARLPLLAIQGQAKLATLAEALAPGEVARMPIRAFLHSPLEIYWCP; encoded by the coding sequence ATGGCGATCTCTGACCTTGAACTGCCCACGGGCGTCGTTGCCCGTAGCGATGCCAGTGCAGAGGCACATGCCGACGCCCTGGCCCAGCGCGTGGCCGACGCCCTGCGCCAGGCCATCGACAGCCGTGGCAGCGCCACCCTGGTGGTGTCCGGCGGACGCAGCCCGGTGGCCTTTTTTGGCGCCCTGGCGCAGCAGGCCCTGGACTGGCGCCAGGTGCTGGTGAGCCTGGCCGACGAGCGCTGGGTGCCGGTCAATCACGCCAGCAGCAACGAGGCGCTGGTGCGCCGTCATCTGCTGCGTGGCGCGGCCTCCGAGGCGAAGTTCCTCGGCCTGTACCGGGTCGCCGGTAGCCTGGAGCAGGCGGCCGAGTTGGCCGATGCGGCCTTTGCCGAACTGCCGCCGATCGACGTGCTGGTGCTCGGCATGGGCGACGACGGCCACACCGCCTCGTTGTTCCCGGACAGCCCCAATCTCGATCTGGCGCTACGCGCCGACTGCTCGCGCCGGGTATTGCCGATGCAGGCGCCGAGCCAGCCCGCACAGCGCCTGACCCTGACCCTGCCGCTGCTGGCCGGCGCGCGCCTGCCGCTGCTTGCGATCCAGGGCCAGGCCAAGCTGGCCACCCTGGCCGAGGCGCTGGCGCCCGGCGAGGTGGCGCGCATGCCGATCCGCGCCTTCCTGCATTCCCCTCTCGAAATCTATTGGTGCCCCTGA
- a CDS encoding MFS transporter produces the protein MTQQSQFALLGKKRFLPFFVTQLLGAFNDNIFKQSLILAILFKLNTGADRDLLVNLCALLFILPFFLFSALGGQFGEKFAKDALIRKIKFAEILIMLAGAAGVLLDNLPLMLAVLFAMGTQSALFGPVKYSILPQHLKEEELVGGNALVEMGTFLAILAGTIGAGIMMASSSYAPIVAGSVVGVALLGYLASQGIPRAAAAMPTLPLDWNIFRQSWVIMKLGLGQRPAVSRSLVGNSWFWFLGAIYLTQIPAYAKEWLYGDESVVTLILTVFSLGIGLGSMLCERMSGHKVEIGLVPFGSIGLTLFGMLLWWFSGGFPQGAAPHDWLALLGYGRAWWILGCILGIGLFGGFYIVPLYALIQSRTAEHERARVIAANNILNALFMVASAIVAILFLSVAGLSIPQLFLVVSLMNIAVNSYIFKIVPEFSMRFLIWLLGHSMYRVEHKGLDAIPDEGPAVLVCNHVSFVDALLIGGAVRRPVRFVMYYKIYDLPVLNFIFRTAGTVPIAERNEDLLIYDAAFKKIAEYLRNGELVCIFPEGKLTADGELDEFRSGVERILEENPVPVIPMALQGLWGSFFSRDPHKGLFKRLWSRVCLVAGTPIAPEQAKREALQVQVAALRGDWR, from the coding sequence ATGACCCAACAATCGCAGTTCGCCCTGCTCGGCAAGAAGCGCTTTCTGCCGTTTTTCGTGACGCAATTGCTCGGCGCCTTCAACGACAACATCTTCAAGCAGTCGCTGATTCTCGCCATCCTCTTCAAGCTCAACACGGGCGCCGACCGCGATCTGCTGGTCAATCTCTGCGCCTTGCTGTTCATCTTGCCGTTCTTTCTGTTCTCCGCCCTCGGTGGGCAGTTTGGCGAGAAGTTCGCCAAGGACGCGCTGATCCGCAAGATCAAGTTCGCCGAGATCCTGATCATGCTCGCCGGCGCCGCTGGGGTGCTGCTGGACAACCTGCCACTGATGCTCGCCGTGCTGTTCGCCATGGGCACGCAGTCGGCGCTGTTCGGCCCGGTGAAGTATTCGATCCTGCCGCAGCACCTGAAGGAGGAGGAGCTGGTGGGTGGCAACGCCCTGGTGGAAATGGGCACCTTCCTGGCGATTCTCGCCGGCACCATCGGCGCCGGGATCATGATGGCCAGCAGCAGCTACGCGCCTATCGTCGCCGGCTCGGTGGTCGGTGTGGCGTTGCTCGGCTACCTGGCCAGCCAGGGTATTCCGCGTGCAGCGGCGGCCATGCCGACATTGCCGCTGGACTGGAACATCTTCCGTCAGTCCTGGGTGATCATGAAACTCGGCCTGGGCCAGCGTCCGGCGGTGTCGCGCTCGCTGGTGGGCAACTCCTGGTTCTGGTTTCTCGGCGCGATCTACCTGACGCAGATTCCGGCTTACGCCAAGGAGTGGCTGTACGGTGACGAGAGCGTGGTGACGCTGATTCTCACCGTGTTCTCGCTGGGCATCGGCCTGGGCTCGATGCTTTGCGAGCGCATGAGCGGGCACAAGGTGGAGATCGGCCTGGTGCCGTTCGGCTCCATTGGCCTGACCCTGTTCGGCATGCTGCTGTGGTGGTTCTCCGGCGGTTTCCCACAGGGCGCTGCGCCGCATGACTGGCTGGCGCTGCTGGGCTATGGCCGGGCCTGGTGGATTCTCGGCTGCATTCTCGGCATCGGTCTGTTCGGTGGCTTCTATATCGTGCCGCTGTATGCGCTGATCCAGTCGCGCACCGCCGAGCATGAGCGGGCGCGGGTGATCGCGGCCAACAATATCCTCAATGCGCTGTTCATGGTGGCCTCTGCCATCGTCGCGATCCTGTTCCTGAGCGTCGCCGGGCTGTCGATTCCGCAGCTGTTTCTGGTGGTGTCGCTGATGAACATCGCGGTCAACAGCTACATCTTCAAGATCGTCCCCGAATTCAGCATGCGCTTTCTCATCTGGCTGCTGGGGCATTCGATGTACCGGGTCGAGCACAAGGGCCTCGACGCCATTCCCGACGAGGGGCCGGCGGTGTTGGTGTGCAACCATGTGTCCTTCGTCGATGCGCTGCTGATCGGTGGCGCGGTGCGGCGGCCGGTGCGCTTCGTCATGTACTACAAGATCTACGACCTGCCGGTGCTCAACTTCATCTTCCGCACCGCCGGTACGGTGCCGATCGCCGAGCGCAACGAGGATCTGCTGATCTACGACGCCGCGTTCAAGAAGATCGCCGAGTACCTGCGCAATGGCGAGCTGGTGTGCATCTTCCCCGAAGGCAAGTTGACCGCTGATGGTGAGCTTGACGAGTTCAGGTCGGGCGTCGAGCGCATTCTCGAAGAGAACCCGGTGCCGGTGATTCCCATGGCGCTGCAGGGCTTGTGGGGCAGCTTCTTCAGTCGCGATCCGCACAAGGGGCTGTTCAAGCGCTTGTGGTCGCGGGTATGCCTGGTGGCGGGAACGCCGATTGCGCCGGAGCAGGCCAAGCGCGAGGCGTTGCAGGTGCAGGTGGCGGCCTTGCGTGGGGATTGGCGTTGA